The genomic interval GATTCCTCCTCATGCCACATCGAGATAACACATAATCACTGACCCCAAACTTTCACACATGCACGGcgcaaaaaaaaccaacaccTGCACACATTTTGTGCTCAGCCACAGCCTGAGCCGTAACCCAGTCTCCTCTGCTTGCTCCCTCTCCACAGATAGCAGAGACCTACGCCTTCCTGCCCAGAGAGGCGGTGACTCGGTTCCTAATGAGCTGTGGAGAGTGTCAGAAGAGGATGCACATCAACCCCAGCACTGCAGAGTTCAAAGGTAACGACACACACCCGACCTGCTCAGTCTGGAGACATCATTAACTAATATGCTATTTTTTTAGATTAACCTTTTGAGAGTAGATAATTCTCAGATCCTTTGACACATATAAAATGGTTAATTACTGTGTAGAACTGCATGCGAGTAACAAGCAATCAATCTTCTGCAAGAACAGCCAGACAGATGCAGAATAATTTTACCTTCAGACTAATAGAAATGTTATTTGGTTTATAACCTAATGTTCAGTTTTTCCTCTGCATGACAGACACGGTGGCTCCTCCTTTGTCCcgtcagactgtaaacatgagCTGATATGATCTTTGCTGTTTGTATTTTGAAGAGTTTTTCAATCAAACCTCATTAATTAAACATATTGTGTATATCCATCATGGACATGATGTAACAAAGACTCAAGAGGACCACATCTCTGGGATTGTACAGACCCACTAAAATGATCACTGAATCCCTCTAGTGGTCGGCGTGGAGGCTGCAGGCGGCTGTCAGCCACATTGTTTGATTTCAGGTGTTACATACAGTCGAGGATACTGCCTGGATTTCAGCTTTCGACAGGATATTGCAGCAATTCTGCCTCAGTCACAGAATTCTGTCTGTAATTAGCTTATGGACCGTGCAGCCACTGAACTGAATTTTTGCTGGGgttgttttcattcttttgCTGTCCAGTTGGAATCTTTAAATTTCTTCTTACCATTATTTTAGAGCAGTAATCAGTCAGCACACAGTCAAACCTCAACACAGACATGATACACATATGGTTTGATTCAGTGTAACACTTTCACTTTCTGGTCATGATGTTTTATCTAATGTCCTtcaagaataaatgaataaataaaataaaataataataccagttactttgcagatcaCGTCCTACATTATAACTAAAGTAGTCTCCTTTAATTTTGAAtcaatttgttttattgcaaACAGTCATTCTGATATTTggaaaaaatctgaatattagGTAAATAATTGGTTGACTCATGTTTGAGTAATTGCACTTCTGTCACTGTTAAAGTATCAGCagtgatacaaaaaatatacatttttaaagtttttctaAGTTGGACTTAACTGCTGTACtttgaaaaaacagacatgatCCACTTAGTTCCCATTGAGTCTTTATGTTtgagacttttttctttcttttgtcagaAAATGACAGACCGACCTCCCTGGTCCCGGACCTCATTGATTACAACATGCCTCTTACTGCCACCTACCTGAAGCAGATGAAACTGCAGTGCATGACTGCTCCGGAGAGGGTAAGTACCTCTCCCTGCCAGTGGTGTAACTGTCTGTGAAAAGTGGGCATAGATACAAGGATTAATTAGACACTCAGCCACTGTTAAGATCTCCTTTTCACTATAGTTGTCTTCACTGCACAAATCCTCTGATTGTTTTCTCTTCAGTCTCATCGAGGCTGCAGGACAAGCGCTTTGTGCAGCGCAAGACAGAATAAGAAATCCCTCCTCTTAACTTTTAACTCGGAGAATCAGAGCAGTGCTCCTGCTGGGAGGAGGAGCTCAGTGTGAAAGCAGGATTAGTAAATCTGTGCAGAGTGACGTCATGCGTGAGACCCCTCCCATGTGTGGCTGTGACAGAAACACTCACAAACCGCTGTCACTGAAGTGCAGGAAGCGCTACTTGATGATGATACTGTCGACCTCACTCGCGCATAATTAGGATTATCCGGAACAATGACCCAGACTGTGATTTGCGGGTGAGTACAAATTAACAAATGCTCAGGACTGTTGGCCGCATCTGCGTGCAGACTGAGAATGAGCAGGCCGATGATTTAATAATTAACCATCACAGAGGGTTACTGCACTGTTGTTGGAGACTTGTCGTAATTTGTTCCATATCTCTGCTGTGCTGGAGGAGAGTTTAAAGCAGCAGGTTATTTCTACTGAAGGcagaaaatgtgtgaatgtgtgtgtagtCTGTAGCAGCAGTCACTTCTTAACTGTGACTCTGCAGAACTTTggtctcctctctcttctgtgtGTAGTAAAGCAACAAACTGCAGTCTGTTCAAAAGACGGGGATGAAAAGAGACTACAGATCTATTTTCTCTCCTTTTACCAAACATTCTCACTCTCATACACATCGTTACAACCATTGAGATTGCAAACAGGTCTAGTTATATAAACATCACTGAAATAGAGCTGCAACTTGTTGTGGATCCTCAAAGTATTGCGGCACATGTTGTCCGATATGACATTTTCTATATCATAATACAGAAAAAGTAAGTAAGATCTAGATCTGAGGATATTATGTGATATGTTTCATGGTCGCGCGCGTGTGGAACCTGACCATTAAGTTGTATTGCATCGTAATCGTATCTTATCCGTATTGTTTCGTCTGTAAAATATCCTTCCCTTCCTTACATATCTTTTTCACAAGTGTTTGTTAACCACTTCAAGGGATATGAGTTATCAAACACAGGGTGTCTACTGGCCAATATTTTACACCTTATTATCAGTATCAGCATTGGGCCCAAAAATCCAGTATCAGTCTACTTGAATTATCAGTTATTAGTGAAAGTGATGTCCTTGTTTTCAGTGTACAACAGGTCAAAACTCAAAGGCATTCAGTCTAATATCAGTAGCTACTAGCAGACTACTTTGTTCAGATCAAATCGCAGAATGTCTGAAATTTTCTGCTTAATAGATTGTCAAATTATAgctttttttgttcttgatcCAGAATACTAACTGCACAAAGTGGGTTGAGCTTTTTGTTTGTCCTAATTGGAGatacaataaagtttattctGTTCAGTTATTATCAGTCATTATTTGGaatttaaatttgtatttatttgaatataaaCAGACAGTATTAATATAAGACAGTAAGATATCCAAAGGCACATGGTAAATACATATACTTAgagcaaaaataataatttgccGACCAAAGATGTACAGCCAGATCATCCAGTGACACTTTAAACCAAAAAGTGGTCATTTTAATtgaaacaacaatgaaaattgTGATAATGTGACATCTGTTCGGTCCGTTTATGTTTTCGTACATCTGGTGAAAAGGTTTTTAGGCCAGGACATCTCTGGAACGCTACAGCACTTCACATTAATGCTGTTTGGTTacagattttacatttattaaagaATTGCATTATCTTGCGATTTGGTTGTTGCACTTAGCCATATTGCAATTTTGAATCTATTTTAAATCCTTGTGCAGCCGTACTGTtcagtaaaaatataaatataacataTCCGAGTCAAGGCCTCCAGGTTAATTCTCATGGCCTCAGTTTTAAAGGTATATCCCACAGTTTTATCAATTATATACTTCCTTAAAACATTAATGATGCCACATTCTGGACTACGTAGAATAGTAATGTAATGTAGATGTAATTAGacactcttcctcctccttctgcgTCTTCTCTCATTTTAATGCTCACTAGGTACCTAATGGAGCTGTCACTGAGCATTTTCGGTCTCCCTAAAAAGACCTCTTAAAAAGGGACGGCTGCGTATTCCCTGGAGTTTAGGCCCAGTTGTGTGCTTGTGCAGGGGGAATGATGAGAGGACGGGATGTATTTCTGCTCTGTTTCCATCACACAGTCATCATGGTGTTGCCCCCTTCTGCCAGTTGACGCATGACGGCATGCGAGCAGGCCAGAGAGGAGTCACCGTTTACATTTTGAAGCTCAGCATCTATGGCTGATCAGTCGATGATGCTCTGTCGTTTCTGTAGTTTGAAGCTCAGCCTCTGAATAGTTTTGTGAGATTATTCCGCTCTCCTTTGCTAATCCTTACCCCCGTGGTTTACTCACTCGTGTTATGCTACAACAAGCATCTTTAGGGTCTCTACGTAATAGAGTTAAAAATAGCAGCGCTCCAAGAAACATATTATTTAACAGGGATGCTCCAGTATTTCCTTTTATTCTGCTGCAAGACTTCAACGTCTTTTATCAAGAGTTAATCGTGAGAACAAAGGGTAGGTTCACATTTTCTTCAAGACATGAATGTACATTCAAAGTGTTATTGGTTGATGAAACTGCCATACAGGCCTCAGTGAGATTCATAGAAGCATCATCACTGCTACAAATGAGACAAGAAAAAGATTAACTTCAAGCTGGAAGCACAGAAGTTTTCTAAGGTTCCCACTTGATTTTGTCTCCAatcacaaacactgacagagctTTAAGAAGGATTTCTTTGTTGGCTGTATGGACAGCAGGAGCAATTACTGCGAGCAATACTGCTGTCGATGTACACAAAGGGATGCCAGTGTGGTTTTAAGACAGACTTCAAAATGTGTGAATCTGAAATGCCAAAATACATGACCATAGTCTCCTCTTTTCCCGTTGCTCTTAATAATCACCAGCCGAAAGTAGAAGTTGTCAGAATTGTGAGGATCTTTCTCCTTATAATCTACGGTTCATGGCCTCTGCACATCCAGAGTTCATTCTCTGTCTCACAGTCTCTTTCTCTCCCGTTGTCTCGCTTCAGGATGACAGTTCGGTGAGCAGCGAGGAGATGAACAGTGCTGAACCCACATGGGTCGCAACTGAGCAGCCCCCAGTGCCTGAGCCCAGTCCACCAAACGGAGACAGAGTCAGCAACTCAGCAGCCAACGTTAAAGAAGAGGATGgtatgaagtgttttcatttgtttgtggtCATTATTGTAGTTGTGTTTACATCTGGATTTTGTTGGTAAACTCGCTGCATAGGAAGTGTACAGATTGGTGTTACGCAGGAAACAGCTTGCCTCGTTCTTAGTGGACTAATCCAAATAAATCCACTCTTACAGGGGGTGGGACACCACCGCAGCCCCAATCCATTGTGCACCCCTCTCTCTCAGGGTACAGGGCTTAGAGAAGTAGGACAAAGGCCAACAATaaccttcacagattaggaACCATTatagaaaatactgtaaatggGGCTGGAAATAATAATTACTGTTCCTGTGAATGTAGGTGTGTGCATATAGAAACCATAAAATGGACTGAAAGGCAGTAATGTGCACCGACCAGGAAGTGAAGGCTCCcttcccccatcctcctccctcttcactGTTCAATTCCTGTGATTCCCCCTGTACTCTAACTTTTATTTATCTTGACAGTTGACCTCAATACTCACTTCCTTTACAGTTTCAGAAAGCACAACATTGAGGCATGAGGTCCCATCCCGCTGTAGAAACACACCCAAGACAGAAAAATAGTTACTACTGTAGCACACTAACCCACAGTCTTGCTAAATGATGACAAACATTCacactgctcatctctgaatctgCATCTTCATCCCTTCTGCCAGATGACGACTCCTCAGAGAGCGGCAGTGCCAACGGGTTGCCGGCCCTGACCTCCCCGGAGGTACTGGCTGTGGGTGGGAACCCCCCAGATGGTGGGGCCCCTTACGGGGAGGTGACAGAGAATGGGTTGAGCGCTCCCctggacttcagcaccaccTCGCCCTCGTCCTCGTCAGAGGATCAGCAGCCGGTCAATCTGAGTGACAGACTGCTGCCGGCGGGGAACACAACTCCAAACTCTTACCCTGCAGACCCCAACAGGAAGTACCCAATCAAAACAGAGTACTCCAACAAGGTAAGACTCTTTGACCAAGAAACCAAAACCgctcttttgtctgtttaatctatataaattttatttttcttgtgtttgtatAGTCCCCTCCTTACAGCTCAGGAAGCTATGACTCTGTGAAAACTGAACTGAGCATGAGCGCAGAGGACTTGACCTCTGGTCGGGCACAGATAATTGACGACGATGACGACGATCACGACGACCACGATGACAGTGACAAAATCAATGACGCTGAGGGTATGGACCCGGAAAGACTCAAAGCCTTCAATGTAAGTCCCCTGTCTAACTGTtgcagattaattaattaaaataattacattcatATAGTTAGGAGATAATACAgtgctgctctcatctgtggCTCTCCAGTGCTGATGGATAGCAGCCAGCTCTGTTAAATTATAAGTATGTTATGAATATGTAGATATTCTATTAAAGATGAGAACAATTCCCAGATCCAATATTGTATAGTTCCCTATATTCAGTATTTGTTCTGTGAAAACCAATTTATGTGCATTTCTGAATCTAATAGAAACACAGAGAGTTGCAGAGTTGTAAAAATGGAAACAGGAGTGAATAAGCCGACACCTGAAATATTGTCCTGTATATGAGAAATGATTCAATTTCCATCGCTCCTGTTTTCATCACCTCCCCCTCCCTCGttatcctctcctcttcctctaacGCCCCCCCATCCCCTGCCTTccctttcctctcttttgttttcgACTCTCacacccctctccctctccctccaccctccacccccaCTCCATTTTTCTGCTCTAcatcccctctctcccctccccctctccctgtCAGATGTTTGTGCGTCTGTTCGTGGATGAGAATCTGGACCGCATGGTGCCCATCTCCAAACAGCCCAAGGAGAAGATCCAGGCCATCATCGAGTCCTGTAGCCGCCAGTTCCCCGAGTTCCAGGAGCGCTCACGCAAGCGCATCCGCACCTACCTCAAATCCTGTCGCCGCATGAAAAAAGGCGGTTTCGAGGTACAAAGCGCCCCCAGTTAAAATGATGTCTGTGTAAATCCAACATACAGTCATTAAATGCATTGTTTCACATTCATAATTGCCTATAAAATTCATTAAACCGTCTTCCCAGATCCGACCAACACCTCCTCACCTCACCTCTGCCATGGCTGAGAACATCCTCGCTGCTGCCTGTGACAATGAAACCCGAAATGCTGCCAAGAGGATGCGGCTCGACGTGTACCCAGCGACGGTAAAAGCCTtggcagtttgtgtttgtgaatttGCCCAGCAGGGATGTGCTAGGATGGATACGCATCATTAATGCCCAACTGCACAACATAAACTGCAGCGTTCTGACAAACTGAAAATCTCCCACAGGATGAACCCGCCTCTGTTGACAAGTCCAACTCGAGGGATCCCGCCTCTGTGGCCCCGACAGCGTTCTCCATCTCCACCGCAGCTTTTGCCCAAGACCAGCTCTACACCAACGGAGGCCTCAACTACAGCCTGCGAGGATACGGGACAGTCGGCAGCAACCAGCAGaactctgcagctgcacaaaCCAACGGTGAGGAGCTTCTGTCAGTCCAGTTCAACTGAACAATGTGGCTTTAAAGGGATTTGTAGTAGGAAGAAATAGATACTGAAAGCACTTCTCATGCTGTTATAACCTCAGTTTGcacaaattacaaaaacacaacatacataTTGTGTCATTTAAATGTGCAGTATGTTAAAACTAGCCCCCTGTTGAAGGTCACTCCAAAAAAAAGCAGGGGTGTAGTATCACCacagtaactgctaactgctgcttattGTAGCTGttattagctagttagctcagttagccgtgcagccaGCAGTACGAACTGGGAGCTGGGAGTGGTAATACCAGACAGGCTAACTGGATAGCATGCCGACTTCTGtaaacatctctgcaacacgGCACATAGGCATCTTTGAGATAACAATAATACTGTTATTTCTGCCGATTATGTTGGTTAATCTTTTTAACATGTACATAAACATTCAAGGTTCCCAGAAGTTGtatccaaaaacaaaatgaagtcTTAAGTTTTGTCAGATAAACACCTGCGAAACTAATCACATTTCAGTCAGACTCAGTTGGTGGAGATGGTGAGTGTTAGCTGTCCAGCTGTGCATACGGCCGGATACGAGgcagaaaatatgttttgacgATTATTTTTGAGCTTTCAGGACATTCTTTAAAATCAGTGTGCAGGAATCTCCTTTTCTCTATGAGCTTCTCTTTGATGCATCAGGCATTTTCTTTCCTGCTTGGTCCAGGGTATGTAGCCAGAATACCTTTAGTCATAATTACATAGTTGACATCTAGACATAAAAGGACTTCTCAGGGTTAGGATGTTTCTGTGATGCTTCTCCTGTATTGTACCCTTTTCTAAAAGTAGAAATAGACACCTTCCCAATTGATCTCCTCCCAGTTTCTCCCTgtggtgtttgttgttgttgtaaagaCAGTGTTATCAACAGCTACCAACAgtccaaagcaaaaacaacagtaaGAATCCCAATTTGATCTAAAAACAGTGACCTCACTGCAAAGGCAGAGCAAAAACACCCAACTGTAGTAATAATTAGGCAGGTTTTGTAACTTGCTGATCTAGTAGGAAGTAAGTTGTTCTTGAACCATCTCAAATCC from Sparus aurata chromosome 7, fSpaAur1.1, whole genome shotgun sequence carries:
- the nol4la gene encoding nucleolar protein 4-like, giving the protein MATKKACVDAPKRSRSPVVLEAEMFSEFQDWCLRTYGDSGKTKTVTRRKYNKIMQTLLQNDESDGVYIDNSHINAKFKFWVKSKGFQVGTNVLGEHNKKGAPGKPVLYVPVKSTCSDGNSAQDNSSLKRVAVVEDFFDIIYAMHVEMGADPGRAPKHAGQKKTYKAIAETYAFLPREAVTRFLMSCGECQKRMHINPSTAEFKENDRPTSLVPDLIDYNMPLTATYLKQMKLQCMTAPERDDSSVSSEEMNSAEPTWVATEQPPVPEPSPPNGDRVSNSAANVKEEDDDDSSESGSANGLPALTSPEVLAVGGNPPDGGAPYGEVTENGLSAPLDFSTTSPSSSSEDQQPVNLSDRLLPAGNTTPNSYPADPNRKYPIKTEYSNKSPPYSSGSYDSVKTELSMSAEDLTSGRAQIIDDDDDDHDDHDDSDKINDAEGMDPERLKAFNMFVRLFVDENLDRMVPISKQPKEKIQAIIESCSRQFPEFQERSRKRIRTYLKSCRRMKKGGFEIRPTPPHLTSAMAENILAAACDNETRNAAKRMRLDVYPATDEPASVDKSNSRDPASVAPTAFSISTAAFAQDQLYTNGGLNYSLRGYGTVGSNQQNSAAAQTNGPTDLSMKSVGPNSTSSSNSHGQGGGGGGASAQLSPPEVTAVRQLIAGYRESAAFLLRSADELENLILQQN